The genomic window ATTCGAAGAAGAACTTGGCCCCTTCCCCATCCAGGGGGAGATACCCCAGCTCATCGATCAACAAAAGGTCGACCCCCTGGTAGAAGCGCATCTTCTCCTGGAAGCTCCCATTCCGGTAAGCGGTATGCAACCGCTCCACCAGGAGTGGCGGTGACATACTGCACCTTCTGGAAATGCTCGATGGCTTCCAGGGCCAGGGCGATGGCTATGTGACTTTTTCCCACTCCGGGAGGGCCTAACAGCAGGACGTTTTCTCCCTGGGCCAGAAAATGCAGGGTGTGCAGTTCCCGAACCTTCCGCTCCTCGATACTGGGCTGAAAGGAGAAGTCAAAGTCAGCCAGCGTCTTCCGGTAGGGTAACCCGGACATCTTGAGGAGCAACCGTTTCTTCCGCTCCTGGCGGCTGCTCTTCTCCTGCCGGAGCAGATTCCGCACCACCACCAGGGGATCGCTTTTCTCCTGACCGGCCGCTTCCAGGGTACGATCCAGATGGGTTTGCATACCTTCCAACCGGAATTCACCCAACAGCTCCCTCACTTCTT from Atribacteraceae bacterium includes these protein-coding regions:
- a CDS encoding ATP-binding protein, which translates into the protein MLIHQEVRELLGEFRLEGMQTHLDRTLEAAGQEKSDPLVVVRNLLRQEKSSRQERKKRLLLKMSGLPYRKTLADFDFSFQPSIEERKVRELHTLHFLAQGENVLLLGPPGVGKSHIAIALALEAIEHFQKVQYVTATPGGAVAYRLPEWELPGEDALLPGGRPFVDR